One window of Streptomyces sp. NBC_00273 genomic DNA carries:
- a CDS encoding IS5 family transposase (programmed frameshift): MSTRPWIVDDDLWALIEPLLPPWPTRSPGPRPVADRLCLQGILYVLCNDIAWQLLPPELGFGSGQTCWRRLERWQQAGVFDQLHRILLAELNAAGRLDWSRACVDGPHPCEKGGADTGPSPVDRRKTGSKHHLICDGRGTPLKVITTAANVNDVTQTLALVDGIPPVAGRPGRPRRRPDALLGDKGYDSNANRDELRKRRILPVISRKGSPNIKGMGKLRYVVEQTFALLHQFKRLAVRWERRTELHDAFVSLACSLICWRRLNKPTS; encoded by the exons GTGAGTACTCGGCCGTGGATCGTGGACGACGACTTGTGGGCACTGATCGAGCCGCTGCTGCCGCCCTGGCCGACGAGGTCACCAGGGCCGCGGCCGGTAGCTGACCGGTTGTGTCTGCAAGGCATCCTGTACGTGCTCTGCAACGACATCGCCTGGCAACTCCTACCACCTGAGCTGGGATTCGGGTCCGGGCAGACCTGCTGGCGGCGCCTGGAGCGGTGGCAGCAGGCCGGGGTCTTCGACCAGCTGCATCGGATCCTGCTCGCCGAGTTGAATGCGGCCGGCCGGCTCGACTGGTCCAGGGCCTGCGTGGACGGC CCACATCCGTGCGAAAAAGGGGGAGCCGACACCGGTCCGTCGCCGGTCGACCGGCGGAAGACAGGCAGCAAACACCACCTGATCTGCGACGGACGCGGCACTCCGCTCAAAGTCATCACGACTGCGGCGAACGTCAATGACGTCACCCAGACTCTCGCCCTGGTCGACGGCATCCCACCGGTGGCGGGCCGCCCCGGCCGGCCCCGCCGACGTCCCGATGCTCTGCTCGGGGACAAGGGCTACGACTCCAACGCCAACCGTGATGAGCTGCGTAAACGCCGGATCCTGCCCGTCATCTCCCGCAAGGGATCCCCGAACATCAAGGGCATGGGCAAGCTCCGCTACGTCGTGGAACAGACCTTCGCCCTGCTCCATCAGTTCAAACGACTCGCCGTCCGGTGGGAACGGCGCACCGAGCTCCACGACGCGTTTGTCTCCCTCGCTTGCAGCCTCATCTGTTGGCGACGCCTCAACAAGCCCACCTCATGA
- the nusA gene encoding transcription termination/antitermination protein NusA, whose protein sequence is MNGSLLRRSWDALLGPAPESAKRHVEGYSLWRRVVAGLFDYPLPPHAETDQPAAFPASLIKAAEPPKPRNQVARLATSTAEGHLPVAGSDPSFPNSVPQEGDLVAGVVESKDPNGVLVDIGTLVAILSTQEQADEKYTPGMHLQSYVVRVAKGTKGPAVWLSRSHPNLVKKLFALEVPEIADGSVEVASIAREAGHRTKIAVRSMRSGVDARGACIGPMGSRVRKVLVELHGEKIDVVDWSDDPAQMVANALSPAHVSKVEIIDVAARSALAIVPADHLQRAIGKEGVNYRLASRLTGGWRIELRPDTGEFRGR, encoded by the coding sequence GTGAACGGCTCCCTGCTGCGGCGGTCCTGGGATGCCTTGCTCGGGCCAGCCCCGGAGTCGGCTAAGCGGCATGTAGAGGGCTACTCGCTCTGGCGTCGAGTGGTAGCTGGACTGTTTGACTACCCGCTGCCCCCGCATGCCGAGACCGATCAGCCGGCCGCCTTCCCGGCCTCATTGATCAAGGCAGCGGAGCCACCAAAGCCACGGAATCAGGTTGCCCGCTTGGCCACGTCGACCGCAGAAGGGCACCTGCCCGTGGCCGGAAGCGATCCGTCCTTCCCGAACAGCGTCCCGCAAGAGGGCGATCTCGTCGCCGGTGTAGTGGAGAGCAAGGACCCGAATGGCGTCCTCGTGGACATCGGGACGCTGGTGGCCATCTTGTCCACACAAGAACAAGCCGACGAAAAGTACACGCCTGGCATGCATCTGCAGTCGTACGTCGTACGAGTGGCGAAGGGCACGAAGGGGCCAGCCGTCTGGCTCTCCCGCTCTCACCCAAATCTCGTGAAAAAGCTGTTCGCGCTGGAGGTTCCTGAAATCGCAGATGGCTCGGTGGAGGTCGCCTCCATCGCCCGCGAAGCTGGTCACCGCACGAAAATCGCCGTGCGGTCGATGCGGTCGGGCGTAGACGCAAGAGGCGCCTGCATCGGGCCGATGGGCAGCCGCGTGCGCAAAGTGCTCGTTGAGTTGCACGGCGAGAAGATTGACGTCGTGGACTGGTCGGACGACCCGGCCCAGATGGTGGCCAACGCGCTTTCCCCCGCTCACGTCAGCAAGGTGGAGATCATCGATGTGGCGGCCCGCTCCGCTCTGGCCATCGTGCCTGCTGACCACCTGCAACGGGCAATCGGCAAAGAGGGGGTGAACTACCGCCTAGCCTCCCGCCTCACCGGTGGGTGGCGTATCGAGCTCCGGCCCGACACAGGAGAGTTCAGGGGTCGATGA
- a CDS encoding Imm1 family immunity protein — MQHASFDDPQVASRMELGFEEFDLILNIFTNGQAYYAAEWSTIRKVLDELFGSFQEVQEYDAIPASLRLTAGFTLSRNRENGIEAAQRFDSYLHVAVNNQTGYGALKWMLSPDSAVSVDTNIAEYVWISNNPTPPGDDPYVISDPDLGRYHDRLSTLPISTIRDAVEDFCRAGNGKRPSRIDWTPGDLSGKRHDSLRSEITAVYCDDPWCEIAESDHLQH, encoded by the coding sequence ATGCAGCACGCGAGCTTCGATGACCCCCAAGTCGCGTCTCGCATGGAACTAGGTTTCGAGGAGTTCGATTTGATTCTAAATATATTCACAAACGGCCAGGCCTACTATGCGGCGGAATGGTCAACTATTCGAAAAGTCCTTGATGAGCTTTTCGGAAGTTTCCAAGAAGTGCAAGAATACGACGCCATCCCGGCAAGTCTGCGCCTGACCGCCGGGTTCACTCTGTCCAGGAACCGGGAAAATGGAATCGAGGCAGCGCAGAGATTTGACAGCTACCTTCACGTCGCAGTCAATAATCAGACAGGATATGGGGCTCTAAAGTGGATGCTGTCTCCAGATTCCGCGGTTTCGGTCGATACCAACATCGCAGAATATGTTTGGATCTCCAACAATCCGACACCACCCGGCGACGATCCGTACGTAATTTCAGATCCAGACCTAGGCCGCTATCATGACCGACTGAGCACACTGCCAATTTCTACAATCCGTGACGCCGTGGAGGATTTCTGTCGGGCTGGAAATGGAAAGCGCCCTTCACGCATTGACTGGACTCCTGGCGACCTGAGCGGTAAGCGCCATGATTCCCTTAGGTCGGAAATCACTGCTGTCTATTGCGACGATCCGTGGTGTGAGATCGCGGAGTCCGATCACCTACAACACTGA
- a CDS encoding polymorphic toxin-type HINT domain-containing protein, with protein sequence MSPFSANNFRLPGNRKARAARARLAGRAGITLSVVLVATLLPSQAWAAPPDDRGGITLPGLQKDLKVKLDQIAAARMDDWAPPIDPPPEYEPNAVAPPGPASVPVPLSGSELVQVPSLPVKIGKATGATTDPSGTWTVALDARTASEAADIDGALIVLTPPAGSATPVDVQLDYTKFKDIYGTEWASRLKFRQLPSCFLEKPVRDECSAANSKTVPSRNDRSSGTVSATVDPATSPGQGLRTMAVSGGGGPVVLAASDSGSGMAGSYKATSLSPSGSWTAGTSGGGFSWTYPLSVPAPPAGPAPKIAFSYSSQAVDGKTSVANSQASWIGDGWDYEPGFVERRYRSCSDDAEANPAGANNTNAADKKKGDLCWAGDNVVMSLGGSTTELVHDVATGKWIPANDDGSRVELKTDPAETNGARGGEHWVVTTREGTRYFFGRHDVDGPGGSRPVTNSVLTVPVFGNHPGEPCYTPTFADSACNKQTAWRWNLDYVEDVHGNAMIIDWAREDGRYAKNEKFKAPVTYHRAGYPTQITYGLRSSNLSGAPSAKIEFSVDERCLEEGKCNAAKFESKNYGDKQYWWDTPSTLHCKAGSDCFVGSPTFWTRKRLTAVTTSAQRTEGSTALSFVDRWTLAHSFPEQRTDTSPPLWLDSILRTGYSTERDSQNKQLSASLPLVSFRPNGKDMPNRVRDGEDDRRPDFDRLRIETIATETGGDIHVTYSAPCSVSAPRPQPAANTSLCYPVHWSPDAGLENPPLAWFNKYVVTEVTEKDRVALQPDVTTKYRYEGDAAWAKDSDEFSIPKMRTYSQWRGFASVVTTRGVTTTGKYDATEQAETRTRYFRGMSGDAGRAKITVTDSSGAAIAEDLPQYQGIPAETTTYTKAGGSPASRILTWPWHQKSGERSRPENTPLYAYRSGTSRTDEITWISDGSTRTVRKRNTFDKTYDPGFDTSYGLIQAVQSEVVTPNGTGGEKSSDQSCASTTYVHNTGAHLIGLVAGVRTTAGDCSQKATGALLSETRTSYDALNAFGSAPSKGLVHQVDTNDGAGTGWITTARTEYDALGRPTKALDAAGNPVTTTYSPAAGPAFTVSSTNALGHTATTKNDPGRGVPVEQADANGRKVTIAYDSLGRTTAVWTPSQKPGSDKAARTFAYEIKEHVPPTVISSTLEDDGTYKQSIAIYDGLLRLRQGQTEALGGGRLISDTFYNANGAVRQANSAYLADGQPEKKIFVPESQTAVASSTQVAYDGLGRAVRSTTFHGATAKDSSTVEYGGDWTRSRTGMSADGKTPLKGSRAVKTTTDALGRTSQVEHYTTTKLDVPTPASTKTSYTYDLRNKLTKVTDTANNTWSYTYDARGRMTSSDDPDTGTTSFTYNNLDLQVSVKNQAGQAQFTTYDVLGRKTELRDTSATGPKVATWTYDTLPGAKGQPVASIRWAGTNAFTSEVTNYDSEYRPTGSKITIPDTTGTPEFPSTKGLAGTYTYSTTYTPTGKVQSTTLPATPGGLAAEKLITRYNTDGMPQTMSGLAWYTAETIYSPYGEILRTASGSAPNRVWTTNTFNPNTGRLSGTQSHRETAPNLLSSTAYTYDTVGNPTSITEARPDTRSGSTAQSPPVTDRQCFTYDAMGQLVKAWTGKTESCTEPTDLDPTHATAGPDGDGYWQEYQFDAIGNRTQLLDRDPSNGSTREKTTYTYGISLGAGAKKQPHALAQAEKTTTKPGLTVNSLATYAYDTAGNTTTRRIDGDTQTLNWDARNKLTSATSPGIGAVAVTGLAGKCLDVDSGAAPDAGGGLPVQLLTCNESKTQQWRLTGGTVQALGKCLTAEGDKALLKPCNSNNEAQKFTYRADKTLYSDQAKACVTVPNDNPAEGNDLDIYTCAAGSAAQQWTFSNTTQYLYDASGNRLIEETGSSRTLHLGEAEITVNKAGQAMDAVRYYSSPGAPTTVRRTNGKTTGHSLSVQLTDHHKTATTSVDQAAGQTATRRKSDPYGNPRGAQPADWPGSRTFLGTGNDDNTTGLTHIGAREYEPTTGRFISIDPVIDITDPLQMNGYTYSNGNPISNSDPSGLKYFEGMSDGGFQSAPQNVVQAATRYGHYSDGRQDGPVKSTGPVKSTGPVASTGPGKTGKGKDCGFFSKCNINKAVKGVQEFWNENKVMIVSVTTEIVVGTACVATATAAGVGTGGAGFALAAGCGALAGAAGASAANWMDDDADHSTLGVLSDMAEGAIWGAAAGAAGAAAAPTARAIASKIKCLVNSFTTGTLVLMADGTTKAIEDVQPGDKVLATDPDTGETAAKEATATIFGEGAKNLVELTVDSDGNADTPAEKITATDKHPFWVVDDTKWKNATDLQPGEWLRTSAGTHVQVAAIKRWTSQRTTVHNLSVADLHTYYVLAGATPVLVHNCGTNPVPIQAIESVADDLAGKKITTGQVIDEAGAKVGPTVESGEKGSWSNIASFLRSTGLPHPPNGQAFPAASHVEPKIAWAMRNRRIQRASVVINKDDGVCSVGPGTCSAAVPEILPVGSSLTVWWRGTSGEIEGVTILGKN encoded by the coding sequence ATGTCGCCGTTTTCGGCGAACAACTTCCGCCTGCCCGGAAACAGAAAGGCGCGCGCAGCACGCGCGCGCCTGGCCGGGCGCGCCGGCATCACACTCTCCGTGGTGCTGGTGGCGACTCTTTTGCCATCACAAGCCTGGGCGGCGCCGCCAGACGACCGCGGCGGGATCACCCTGCCTGGTCTCCAGAAGGACCTCAAGGTCAAGCTCGACCAGATCGCAGCGGCTCGGATGGACGACTGGGCGCCGCCCATTGATCCTCCCCCGGAGTACGAGCCCAATGCGGTGGCACCACCCGGTCCCGCCTCCGTCCCGGTGCCGCTCAGCGGCAGTGAGCTCGTCCAGGTACCCAGCCTTCCGGTGAAAATCGGCAAGGCCACGGGGGCGACGACGGATCCGTCTGGAACCTGGACCGTGGCGCTCGATGCGCGTACCGCCAGTGAGGCCGCGGACATCGACGGCGCCCTCATCGTGCTCACCCCGCCGGCCGGCAGCGCCACACCGGTCGATGTCCAGCTGGACTACACCAAGTTCAAGGACATCTACGGCACCGAGTGGGCCTCGCGCCTGAAGTTCCGGCAGCTCCCTTCATGCTTCCTAGAGAAGCCTGTCCGTGACGAGTGCTCGGCTGCCAACTCCAAGACGGTTCCGAGCCGCAATGACCGGTCCTCGGGCACTGTCAGTGCGACTGTGGATCCGGCGACGTCTCCGGGCCAGGGCCTGCGCACCATGGCTGTCAGTGGTGGTGGCGGCCCCGTGGTACTGGCGGCCTCCGACAGTGGTTCCGGTATGGCCGGCAGCTACAAGGCGACTTCGCTCTCGCCTTCCGGTTCCTGGACCGCGGGAACCAGCGGCGGTGGCTTCTCCTGGACGTATCCGCTGAGCGTGCCGGCTCCGCCGGCCGGTCCCGCGCCCAAGATCGCCTTCTCGTATTCCTCCCAGGCAGTCGACGGCAAGACGTCCGTTGCCAACAGTCAGGCCTCCTGGATCGGTGACGGCTGGGACTACGAACCGGGGTTCGTCGAGCGCCGCTACCGTTCCTGCTCCGACGACGCCGAAGCCAACCCCGCTGGGGCGAACAACACCAACGCCGCTGACAAGAAGAAGGGCGACCTGTGCTGGGCCGGTGACAACGTGGTGATGTCGCTCGGCGGCTCCACCACCGAGCTGGTCCACGACGTCGCGACCGGCAAGTGGATCCCGGCCAACGACGACGGCTCCCGGGTCGAGCTCAAGACCGATCCCGCCGAAACCAACGGAGCCCGGGGCGGCGAGCATTGGGTCGTCACCACGCGCGAGGGCACCCGCTACTTCTTCGGACGCCACGACGTCGACGGCCCGGGTGGCAGCCGCCCCGTCACCAACTCGGTCCTGACCGTCCCCGTCTTCGGTAACCACCCCGGCGAGCCCTGCTACACGCCGACGTTCGCCGATTCCGCCTGCAACAAGCAGACCGCCTGGCGGTGGAACCTCGACTACGTCGAGGACGTCCACGGCAACGCCATGATCATCGACTGGGCCAGGGAAGACGGCCGCTACGCCAAGAACGAGAAGTTCAAGGCACCGGTCACCTACCACCGTGCGGGCTACCCCACGCAGATCACCTACGGACTCCGCAGCAGCAACCTGTCCGGTGCACCCTCCGCGAAGATCGAGTTCAGCGTCGATGAGCGCTGCCTCGAGGAGGGCAAGTGCAATGCGGCAAAGTTCGAGTCGAAGAACTACGGGGACAAGCAGTACTGGTGGGACACCCCCTCCACGCTGCACTGCAAGGCTGGCTCCGACTGCTTTGTCGGCTCGCCGACGTTCTGGACCCGCAAGCGGCTGACCGCCGTCACGACCTCCGCGCAGCGCACTGAGGGCTCCACAGCCCTGTCGTTCGTCGACAGGTGGACCCTGGCTCACTCGTTCCCCGAGCAGCGAACGGACACCTCCCCGCCACTGTGGCTGGACTCCATCTTGCGTACGGGCTACAGCACCGAGCGCGATAGCCAGAACAAGCAGCTGAGCGCGTCGCTGCCTCTGGTCTCCTTCCGCCCCAACGGGAAGGACATGCCGAACCGTGTCAGGGACGGGGAGGACGACCGCAGGCCCGACTTCGACCGTCTGCGGATCGAGACCATCGCGACGGAGACCGGCGGGGACATCCACGTCACCTACTCCGCGCCCTGTTCGGTCAGCGCGCCACGCCCGCAGCCCGCTGCCAATACCAGTCTCTGCTACCCCGTTCACTGGTCGCCAGACGCTGGCCTGGAGAACCCGCCTCTGGCCTGGTTCAACAAGTACGTCGTTACCGAGGTCACCGAGAAGGACCGCGTTGCCCTCCAGCCCGACGTCACCACCAAGTACCGCTACGAAGGTGACGCGGCCTGGGCCAAGGACTCCGATGAGTTCTCCATCCCCAAGATGCGCACCTACAGCCAGTGGCGTGGTTTTGCCTCCGTCGTCACTACGCGAGGTGTCACCACGACGGGCAAGTACGACGCGACCGAGCAGGCCGAGACCCGGACTCGGTACTTCCGCGGCATGTCCGGCGATGCCGGCCGCGCCAAGATCACGGTCACGGACTCCTCGGGTGCCGCAATCGCCGAGGACCTTCCCCAGTACCAGGGGATCCCGGCCGAGACCACGACGTACACGAAAGCGGGCGGCAGCCCCGCCTCGCGCATCCTGACCTGGCCGTGGCACCAGAAGAGCGGTGAACGGTCCAGGCCCGAGAACACCCCGCTCTACGCCTACCGCTCCGGTACCTCACGTACGGACGAGATCACATGGATCAGCGACGGCTCCACCCGTACGGTCCGTAAGCGCAACACCTTCGACAAGACCTACGACCCTGGCTTCGATACGTCCTACGGGCTCATCCAGGCCGTCCAGTCCGAGGTGGTGACGCCCAATGGCACGGGCGGCGAGAAGAGTAGCGACCAGAGCTGCGCCAGCACCACCTACGTCCACAACACCGGCGCGCACCTGATCGGCCTGGTCGCCGGCGTCCGCACGACTGCGGGTGACTGCTCCCAGAAGGCCACCGGGGCGCTGCTCTCGGAGACCCGTACCTCCTACGACGCACTCAACGCGTTCGGATCAGCCCCCAGCAAGGGGCTCGTCCACCAGGTCGACACCAACGACGGGGCCGGGACCGGCTGGATCACCACTGCGCGCACCGAGTACGACGCGCTCGGCCGCCCCACCAAGGCCCTCGATGCGGCAGGTAATCCCGTCACGACGACGTACAGCCCCGCCGCCGGTCCTGCGTTCACCGTGAGCAGCACCAATGCTCTGGGGCACACGGCCACCACCAAGAACGACCCCGGACGCGGAGTGCCGGTGGAGCAGGCCGACGCCAACGGGCGGAAGGTCACCATCGCCTACGACAGTCTCGGTCGGACCACGGCCGTCTGGACGCCCTCGCAGAAGCCGGGGAGCGACAAGGCAGCCCGCACTTTCGCCTACGAGATCAAGGAACATGTACCGCCGACCGTCATCAGCTCCACGCTGGAGGACGACGGCACGTACAAGCAGTCGATCGCGATCTATGACGGTCTGCTGCGCCTCCGCCAGGGACAGACCGAAGCCCTGGGCGGCGGGCGTCTGATCAGCGACACCTTCTATAACGCCAACGGCGCCGTCCGCCAGGCCAATAGCGCCTATCTCGCCGATGGCCAGCCCGAGAAGAAGATCTTCGTCCCTGAGTCACAGACCGCCGTGGCCAGCTCCACTCAAGTGGCATACGACGGTCTCGGCCGGGCGGTACGTAGCACCACCTTCCACGGAGCGACCGCGAAGGACTCCAGCACCGTCGAGTACGGCGGTGACTGGACGAGATCCCGAACCGGCATGTCGGCCGACGGCAAGACCCCCCTCAAGGGCAGCCGCGCGGTCAAGACGACCACCGACGCCCTCGGCCGTACCTCACAGGTCGAGCACTACACCACCACCAAGCTCGACGTACCCACACCCGCTTCGACCAAGACCAGCTACACCTACGACCTGCGCAACAAGCTGACCAAGGTCACCGACACAGCCAACAACACCTGGTCCTACACCTACGACGCTCGCGGCCGGATGACCTCGTCCGACGACCCCGACACGGGAACGACCAGCTTCACCTACAACAACCTCGACTTGCAGGTCTCGGTAAAGAACCAGGCCGGCCAGGCCCAGTTCACGACCTACGACGTACTCGGCCGCAAGACCGAGCTGCGGGACACCTCCGCCACGGGCCCCAAGGTCGCCACGTGGACCTACGACACCCTGCCCGGCGCCAAGGGCCAGCCGGTCGCCTCCATCCGCTGGGCAGGCACCAACGCGTTCACCAGCGAAGTCACCAACTACGACAGCGAGTACCGGCCCACCGGTTCGAAGATCACGATCCCGGACACCACGGGCACCCCGGAGTTCCCCAGCACCAAGGGGCTCGCCGGCACCTACACCTACAGCACCACCTACACGCCCACGGGCAAGGTCCAGTCGACCACCCTTCCGGCCACACCCGGCGGGCTCGCCGCCGAAAAGCTGATCACCCGGTACAACACCGACGGCATGCCCCAGACCATGTCAGGCCTGGCCTGGTACACCGCCGAAACCATCTACAGCCCCTACGGCGAGATTCTGCGCACTGCGTCGGGTAGCGCCCCGAACCGGGTGTGGACGACCAACACGTTCAACCCGAACACCGGTCGGCTCAGCGGTACCCAGAGCCACCGCGAGACCGCGCCGAACCTCCTGTCCAGCACCGCCTACACCTACGACACCGTCGGCAATCCCACCTCCATCACCGAGGCCCGGCCCGACACGCGGTCCGGCTCGACGGCGCAGTCGCCACCGGTCACCGATCGCCAGTGCTTCACCTACGACGCCATGGGTCAGCTGGTCAAGGCCTGGACCGGCAAGACGGAATCCTGCACGGAACCCACGGATCTGGATCCCACGCACGCAACCGCAGGCCCGGACGGCGACGGCTACTGGCAGGAATACCAGTTCGACGCGATCGGAAATCGAACCCAGCTCCTCGACAGGGACCCCTCCAACGGGTCCACCCGTGAGAAGACGACCTACACCTACGGCATAAGCCTCGGAGCCGGCGCCAAGAAGCAGCCCCATGCCCTCGCCCAGGCCGAGAAGACCACGACCAAGCCAGGCCTGACGGTCAACTCGCTTGCCACCTACGCGTACGACACGGCCGGGAACACCACGACCCGCCGCATCGACGGCGACACCCAGACCCTGAACTGGGATGCCCGCAACAAACTCACCTCAGCCACCAGTCCGGGCATCGGCGCTGTGGCCGTCACCGGCCTCGCAGGCAAGTGTCTCGACGTTGACAGCGGCGCCGCCCCTGACGCCGGAGGCGGTCTCCCCGTCCAACTGCTGACCTGCAACGAGTCCAAGACTCAGCAGTGGCGCCTCACCGGCGGCACCGTCCAGGCTCTCGGAAAGTGCCTCACCGCCGAAGGCGACAAAGCACTCCTGAAGCCCTGCAACAGCAACAACGAGGCCCAGAAGTTCACCTACCGGGCCGACAAGACCCTCTACAGCGACCAGGCCAAGGCCTGCGTCACCGTCCCCAACGACAACCCCGCCGAGGGCAACGACCTCGACATCTATACCTGCGCCGCGGGTTCCGCAGCCCAGCAGTGGACCTTCAGCAACACCACCCAGTACCTCTACGACGCTTCCGGCAACCGCCTCATCGAGGAAACCGGCAGCTCCCGCACCTTGCACCTCGGCGAAGCCGAGATCACCGTCAACAAGGCCGGCCAGGCCATGGATGCCGTCCGCTACTACAGCAGCCCCGGCGCCCCCACCACCGTCCGCCGTACCAACGGCAAGACCACGGGCCACAGCCTGTCCGTCCAGCTCACCGACCACCACAAGACCGCCACCACCAGCGTCGATCAGGCGGCTGGTCAGACAGCCACCCGCCGCAAGTCCGACCCCTACGGCAACCCCCGAGGTGCCCAGCCCGCCGACTGGCCCGGCAGCCGTACCTTCCTCGGCACCGGCAACGACGACAACACCACGGGCCTCACACACATCGGTGCCCGCGAGTACGAGCCCACCACGGGCCGCTTCATCTCCATCGACCCCGTCATCGACATCACCGACCCGCTCCAAATGAACGGGTACACCTACTCCAACGGCAACCCGATCTCCAACTCCGACCCAAGCGGCCTCAAATACTTCGAAGGTATGAGCGACGGCGGATTCCAGTCCGCCCCGCAGAACGTCGTCCAAGCCGCCACCCGATACGGCCACTACAGCGACGGAAGACAAGACGGACCAGTCAAATCAACTGGACCAGTCAAATCAACTGGACCAGTCGCATCAACTGGACCAGGCAAGACTGGCAAGGGCAAAGACTGCGGCTTCTTCTCGAAGTGCAACATAAATAAGGCTGTCAAGGGCGTCCAGGAATTCTGGAACGAGAACAAGGTGATGATCGTCTCGGTCACCACTGAAATCGTCGTCGGAACCGCATGCGTGGCCACAGCAACCGCAGCAGGTGTCGGAACAGGCGGAGCCGGATTCGCCCTGGCAGCCGGCTGCGGGGCCCTCGCAGGAGCCGCAGGCGCATCAGCAGCAAACTGGATGGACGACGACGCCGACCACAGCACGCTGGGCGTGCTCTCGGACATGGCCGAAGGCGCCATTTGGGGCGCCGCAGCCGGAGCAGCAGGCGCGGCGGCAGCACCCACTGCAAGGGCAATCGCTTCCAAGATCAAGTGCCTCGTCAACAGCTTCACCACCGGCACCCTCGTACTGATGGCGGACGGCACGACCAAAGCCATCGAAGACGTACAGCCGGGGGACAAGGTACTGGCCACCGACCCCGACACAGGTGAGACCGCAGCCAAGGAAGCCACGGCTACCATCTTCGGCGAGGGGGCCAAGAACCTTGTTGAACTAACCGTTGACTCCGACGGGAACGCAGACACGCCCGCTGAAAAAATCACCGCGACGGATAAACACCCGTTCTGGGTCGTCGATGACACCAAGTGGAAGAACGCTACTGACCTCCAGCCCGGCGAGTGGCTGCGCACCAGTGCTGGAACGCACGTTCAGGTCGCAGCTATCAAGCGGTGGACAAGCCAGCGCACGACCGTCCACAACCTCTCTGTCGCCGACCTCCACACGTACTATGTGCTCGCGGGAGCCACTCCGGTTCTCGTGCATAACTGCGGCACTAACCCGGTGCCAATTCAGGCTATTGAGTCCGTCGCGGATGATCTCGCTGGCAAGAAGATCACTACCGGACAGGTGATCGATGAGGCAGGCGCGAAGGTGGGGCCGACGGTAGAGAGCGGGGAAAAGGGATCCTGGTCGAATATCGCATCGTTCCTCAGATCGACCGGTTTGCCGCATCCGCCCAATGGACAAGCTTTCCCGGCCGCATCTCATGTTGAGCCAAAAATCGCCTGGGCCATGCGCAATAGACGCATCCAACGGGCAAGCGTTGTCATCAACAAAGACGATGGAGTTTGCTCTGTCGGCCCAGGAACCTGCTCCGCCGCCGTGCCCGAGATCCTACCGGTGGGATCGAGTCTGACAGTGTGGTGGCGAGGGACCTCGGGAGAAATCGAAGGAGTTACCATCCTAGGTAAAAATTAA